A genome region from Nycticebus coucang isolate mNycCou1 chromosome 22, mNycCou1.pri, whole genome shotgun sequence includes the following:
- the ERMAP gene encoding erythroid membrane-associated protein isoform X1, which translates to MEMASSFGSQLITLVFLQLQLPVSMSGTGDASTFHLAPLGGTANLLCPVSLWPGMVPEEVRWLRSPPPQRSQVVHVFRDGKEWDEDLMPEYKGRTALVRDAQEGSVTLHIYSVSLEDRGPFRCLVRIGNQSREDTVTLQVAVLGSDPYIHMKGYNAGWILLVCRSVGWFPQPWAEWRDPQGLVLPSLSEAHSLDNAGLFQTAVFSRVSDSALGNVSCTIRNTALGQEKVAAMAVEAPSPGRVSSSEVALTGILFVLLLLIMVCIWLIWKQRKSKEKLLYEQVMEVENLLSDHAKEKGRLHKAFKKLRNELKLKRAAANSGWRRARLHFVVVTLDPDSAHPKLILSEDRKCVRLGDRRQPVPNNPQRFDFVVSVLGSEYFTAGCHYWEVYVGGKTKWILGVCSESVSRKGKVTASPANGHWLVRQSGENKYEALTSPQIFFRLKETPQCVGVFLDYEAGVISFYNVTDKSHIFTFTDSFLGPLRPFFEPCLHDGGKNTAPLVICSELQQSKELVAPKPEEKHSLNGDVSLKVNSSLLPPPAPVGDMILPFPSDLGPALQGLKVPSF; encoded by the exons ATGGAGATGGCAAGTTCCTTTGGCTCCCAGCTCATCACCCTCGTCTTTCTCCAGCTCCAGCTGCCTGTCAGCATGTCAG GCACAGGGGATGCCAGCACTTTTCACTTGGCCCCGCTGGGGGGCACAGCCAACCTACTCTGCCCTGTCTCTCTCTGGCCTGGGATGGTGCCAGAGGAGGTGAGGTGGCTGCGGTCCCCACCACCGCAGCGCTCTCAGGTCGTTCACGTGTTTCGGGATGGGAAGGAATGGGATGAAGATCTGATGCCAGAATATAAGGGGAGGACAGCGCTGGTGAGAGACGCCCAAGAGGGAAGTGTCACTCTGCACATCTACAGTGTGAGCCTTGAGGATCGAGGGCCTTTCCGATGTCTGGTCCGCATCGGAAACCAGAGCAGAGAGGACACTGTGACCCTGCAAGTTGCAG TTTTAGGTTCTGATCCTTATATCCACATGAAAGGCTACAATGCTGGATGGATCCTGCTGGTGTGCAGGTCAGTGGGATGGTTCCCACAGCCTTGGGCCGAGTGGAGAGACCCTCAAGGCCTGGTGCTTCCATCCCTGTCGGAGGCCCACTCTCTGGACAATGCTGGGCTCTTTCAAACAGCAGTGTTCAGCAGAGTCAGCGACAGTGCACTGGGGAATGTGTCCTGCACCATCCGCAACACAGCCCTTGGCCAAGAGAAGGTTGCAGCCATGGCCGTAGAAG CCCCATCTCCTGGAAGGGTCTCGTCCTCAGAAGTGGCTCTTACTGGGATCCTTTTTGTCCTGCTTCTTCTCATCATGGTGTGCATTTGGCTCATCTGGaagcaaagaaaatcaaaag agaagCTTCTCTATGAACAGGTGATGGAGGTAG aaAATCTTCTCtcagaccatgcaaaagaaaaag GAAGACTCCATAAAGCCTTCA agaaactCCGAAATGAACTAA AGCTAAAAAGAGCTGCAGCAAACTCAG GCTGGAGAAGAGCACGGCTGCATTTTG TGGTGGTAACCCTGGACCCGGATTCAGCACATCCCAAGCTCATCCTGTCTGAGGACCGGAAATGTGTGAGGCTTGGAGACAGAAGGCAGCCTGTGCCTAACAACCCCCAGAGATTTGATTTTGTAGTCAGTGTCCTGGGCTCCGAGTACTTCACGGCTGGCTGTCACTATTGGGAGGTGTATGTGGGAGGCAAGACCAAATGGATCCTTGGGGTGTGCAGTGAGTCGGTGAGCAGAAAGGGGAAGGTCACTGCCTCCCCTGCCAACGGACACTGGCTTGTGCGACAGAGTGGTGAGAACAAGTATGAAGCTCTCACGTCCCCGCAGATCTTCTTTCGCCTTAAAGAGACTCCTCAGTGTGTCGGGGTTTTCCTGGACTATGAAGCAGGGGTCATCTCTTTCTACAACGTGACTGACAAATCCCACATCTTTACTTTCACTGACAGTTTCTTGGGCCCCCTTCGCCCTTTCTTTGAGCCTTGTCTTCATGATGGAGGGAAAAACACAGCACCTTTAGTCATTTGTTCAGAACTACAGCAATCCAAGGAATTAGTTGCCcccaaaccagaagaaaaacACAGCCTTAATGGAGATGTGTCCCTGAAGGTGAACTCTTCCTTACTACCCCCTCCAGCCCCAGTTGGGGATATGATCTTGCCCTTTCCCTCTGATCTTGGCCCAGCCCTTCAGGGGCTTAAAGTTCCTTCTTTTTAG
- the ERMAP gene encoding erythroid membrane-associated protein isoform X3, translating to MEMASSFGSQLITLVFLQLQLPVSMSGTGDASTFHLAPLGGTANLLCPVSLWPGMVPEEVRWLRSPPPQRSQVVHVFRDGKEWDEDLMPEYKGRTALVRDAQEGSVTLHIYSVSLEDRGPFRCLVRIGNQSREDTVTLQVAAPSPGRVSSSEVALTGILFVLLLLIMVCIWLIWKQRKSKEKLLYEQVMEVENLLSDHAKEKGRLHKAFKKLRNELKLKRAAANSGWRRARLHFVVVTLDPDSAHPKLILSEDRKCVRLGDRRQPVPNNPQRFDFVVSVLGSEYFTAGCHYWEVYVGGKTKWILGVCSESVSRKGKVTASPANGHWLVRQSGENKYEALTSPQIFFRLKETPQCVGVFLDYEAGVISFYNVTDKSHIFTFTDSFLGPLRPFFEPCLHDGGKNTAPLVICSELQQSKELVAPKPEEKHSLNGDVSLKVNSSLLPPPAPVGDMILPFPSDLGPALQGLKVPSF from the exons ATGGAGATGGCAAGTTCCTTTGGCTCCCAGCTCATCACCCTCGTCTTTCTCCAGCTCCAGCTGCCTGTCAGCATGTCAG GCACAGGGGATGCCAGCACTTTTCACTTGGCCCCGCTGGGGGGCACAGCCAACCTACTCTGCCCTGTCTCTCTCTGGCCTGGGATGGTGCCAGAGGAGGTGAGGTGGCTGCGGTCCCCACCACCGCAGCGCTCTCAGGTCGTTCACGTGTTTCGGGATGGGAAGGAATGGGATGAAGATCTGATGCCAGAATATAAGGGGAGGACAGCGCTGGTGAGAGACGCCCAAGAGGGAAGTGTCACTCTGCACATCTACAGTGTGAGCCTTGAGGATCGAGGGCCTTTCCGATGTCTGGTCCGCATCGGAAACCAGAGCAGAGAGGACACTGTGACCCTGCAAGTTGCAG CCCCATCTCCTGGAAGGGTCTCGTCCTCAGAAGTGGCTCTTACTGGGATCCTTTTTGTCCTGCTTCTTCTCATCATGGTGTGCATTTGGCTCATCTGGaagcaaagaaaatcaaaag agaagCTTCTCTATGAACAGGTGATGGAGGTAG aaAATCTTCTCtcagaccatgcaaaagaaaaag GAAGACTCCATAAAGCCTTCA agaaactCCGAAATGAACTAA AGCTAAAAAGAGCTGCAGCAAACTCAG GCTGGAGAAGAGCACGGCTGCATTTTG TGGTGGTAACCCTGGACCCGGATTCAGCACATCCCAAGCTCATCCTGTCTGAGGACCGGAAATGTGTGAGGCTTGGAGACAGAAGGCAGCCTGTGCCTAACAACCCCCAGAGATTTGATTTTGTAGTCAGTGTCCTGGGCTCCGAGTACTTCACGGCTGGCTGTCACTATTGGGAGGTGTATGTGGGAGGCAAGACCAAATGGATCCTTGGGGTGTGCAGTGAGTCGGTGAGCAGAAAGGGGAAGGTCACTGCCTCCCCTGCCAACGGACACTGGCTTGTGCGACAGAGTGGTGAGAACAAGTATGAAGCTCTCACGTCCCCGCAGATCTTCTTTCGCCTTAAAGAGACTCCTCAGTGTGTCGGGGTTTTCCTGGACTATGAAGCAGGGGTCATCTCTTTCTACAACGTGACTGACAAATCCCACATCTTTACTTTCACTGACAGTTTCTTGGGCCCCCTTCGCCCTTTCTTTGAGCCTTGTCTTCATGATGGAGGGAAAAACACAGCACCTTTAGTCATTTGTTCAGAACTACAGCAATCCAAGGAATTAGTTGCCcccaaaccagaagaaaaacACAGCCTTAATGGAGATGTGTCCCTGAAGGTGAACTCTTCCTTACTACCCCCTCCAGCCCCAGTTGGGGATATGATCTTGCCCTTTCCCTCTGATCTTGGCCCAGCCCTTCAGGGGCTTAAAGTTCCTTCTTTTTAG
- the ERMAP gene encoding erythroid membrane-associated protein isoform X2 has protein sequence MEMASSFGSQLITLVFLQLQLPVSMSGTGDASTFHLAPLGGTANLLCPVSLWPGMVPEEVRWLRSPPPQRSQVVHVFRDGKEWDEDLMPEYKGRTALVRDAQEGSVTLHIYSVSLEDRGPFRCLVRIGNQSREDTVTLQVAVLGSDPYIHMKGYNAGWILLVCRSVGWFPQPWAEWRDPQGLVLPSLSEAHSLDNAGLFQTAVFSRVSDSALGNVSCTIRNTALGQEKVAAMAVEAPSPGRVSSSEVALTGILFVLLLLIMVCIWLIWKQRKSKEKLLYEQVMEVENLLSDHAKEKEKLRNELKLKRAAANSGWRRARLHFVVVTLDPDSAHPKLILSEDRKCVRLGDRRQPVPNNPQRFDFVVSVLGSEYFTAGCHYWEVYVGGKTKWILGVCSESVSRKGKVTASPANGHWLVRQSGENKYEALTSPQIFFRLKETPQCVGVFLDYEAGVISFYNVTDKSHIFTFTDSFLGPLRPFFEPCLHDGGKNTAPLVICSELQQSKELVAPKPEEKHSLNGDVSLKVNSSLLPPPAPVGDMILPFPSDLGPALQGLKVPSF, from the exons ATGGAGATGGCAAGTTCCTTTGGCTCCCAGCTCATCACCCTCGTCTTTCTCCAGCTCCAGCTGCCTGTCAGCATGTCAG GCACAGGGGATGCCAGCACTTTTCACTTGGCCCCGCTGGGGGGCACAGCCAACCTACTCTGCCCTGTCTCTCTCTGGCCTGGGATGGTGCCAGAGGAGGTGAGGTGGCTGCGGTCCCCACCACCGCAGCGCTCTCAGGTCGTTCACGTGTTTCGGGATGGGAAGGAATGGGATGAAGATCTGATGCCAGAATATAAGGGGAGGACAGCGCTGGTGAGAGACGCCCAAGAGGGAAGTGTCACTCTGCACATCTACAGTGTGAGCCTTGAGGATCGAGGGCCTTTCCGATGTCTGGTCCGCATCGGAAACCAGAGCAGAGAGGACACTGTGACCCTGCAAGTTGCAG TTTTAGGTTCTGATCCTTATATCCACATGAAAGGCTACAATGCTGGATGGATCCTGCTGGTGTGCAGGTCAGTGGGATGGTTCCCACAGCCTTGGGCCGAGTGGAGAGACCCTCAAGGCCTGGTGCTTCCATCCCTGTCGGAGGCCCACTCTCTGGACAATGCTGGGCTCTTTCAAACAGCAGTGTTCAGCAGAGTCAGCGACAGTGCACTGGGGAATGTGTCCTGCACCATCCGCAACACAGCCCTTGGCCAAGAGAAGGTTGCAGCCATGGCCGTAGAAG CCCCATCTCCTGGAAGGGTCTCGTCCTCAGAAGTGGCTCTTACTGGGATCCTTTTTGTCCTGCTTCTTCTCATCATGGTGTGCATTTGGCTCATCTGGaagcaaagaaaatcaaaag agaagCTTCTCTATGAACAGGTGATGGAGGTAG aaAATCTTCTCtcagaccatgcaaaagaaaaag agaaactCCGAAATGAACTAA AGCTAAAAAGAGCTGCAGCAAACTCAG GCTGGAGAAGAGCACGGCTGCATTTTG TGGTGGTAACCCTGGACCCGGATTCAGCACATCCCAAGCTCATCCTGTCTGAGGACCGGAAATGTGTGAGGCTTGGAGACAGAAGGCAGCCTGTGCCTAACAACCCCCAGAGATTTGATTTTGTAGTCAGTGTCCTGGGCTCCGAGTACTTCACGGCTGGCTGTCACTATTGGGAGGTGTATGTGGGAGGCAAGACCAAATGGATCCTTGGGGTGTGCAGTGAGTCGGTGAGCAGAAAGGGGAAGGTCACTGCCTCCCCTGCCAACGGACACTGGCTTGTGCGACAGAGTGGTGAGAACAAGTATGAAGCTCTCACGTCCCCGCAGATCTTCTTTCGCCTTAAAGAGACTCCTCAGTGTGTCGGGGTTTTCCTGGACTATGAAGCAGGGGTCATCTCTTTCTACAACGTGACTGACAAATCCCACATCTTTACTTTCACTGACAGTTTCTTGGGCCCCCTTCGCCCTTTCTTTGAGCCTTGTCTTCATGATGGAGGGAAAAACACAGCACCTTTAGTCATTTGTTCAGAACTACAGCAATCCAAGGAATTAGTTGCCcccaaaccagaagaaaaacACAGCCTTAATGGAGATGTGTCCCTGAAGGTGAACTCTTCCTTACTACCCCCTCCAGCCCCAGTTGGGGATATGATCTTGCCCTTTCCCTCTGATCTTGGCCCAGCCCTTCAGGGGCTTAAAGTTCCTTCTTTTTAG
- the ZNF691 gene encoding zinc finger protein 691: MGSKKEQSPEPHMPEERERGKPWRVDDSERPCVPPGEKEHGQESLSEGPQETSPEKPWQKITAPAREPGNLIIHPRPEAEEKPFICAQCGKTFNNTSNLRTHQRIHTGEKPYKCSECGKSFSRSSNRIRHERIHLEEKHYKCPKCQESFRRRSDLTIHQQDHLGKRPYRCDICGKSFTQSATLAVHHRTHLEPAPYICCECGKSFSNSSSFGVHHRTHTGERPYECTECGRTFSDISNFGAHQRTHRGEKPYRCTLCGKHFSRSSNLIRHQKTHLGEQIEKDCS; this comes from the coding sequence ATGGGCAGTAAGAAGGAACAGAGTCCAGAACCACACATGCctgaggaaagggaaaggggtAAGCCTTGGAGAGTGGATGACTCGGAACGTCCTTGTGTCCCACCTGGGGAGAAGGAGCATGGGCAGGAGAGCCTATCTGAAGGACCACAAGAAACCTCTCCAGAAAAGCCATGGCAGAAAATCACTGCCCCAGCTCGAGAGCCAGGGAACCTCATTATTCATCCAAGGCCCGAGGCAGAGGAGAAGCCCTTTATATGTGCCCAGTGTGGCAAAACCTTCAATAATACCTCCAACCTGAGAACACACCAGCGGATCCACACTGGTGAGAAGCCATACAAGTGTTCGGAATGTGGCAAGAGCTTCTCTAGAAGCTCCAACCGCATCCGGCACGAGCGGATCCACCTGGAAGAGAAGCACTACAAATGCCCCAAGTGTCAGGAAAGCTTCCGCCGGCGCTCAGACCTCACTATACACCAGCAGGATCACCTGGGCAAGCGGCCATACCGCTGTGACATCTGCGGCAAGAGCTTCACCCAGAGCGCCACACTAGCTGTGCATCACCGGACCCACCTAGAGCCAGCTCCCTACATCTGCTGTGAGTGCGGGAAGAGCTTCAGCAATAGCTCCAGCTTTGGCGTGCACCACCGTACTCACACAGGCGAGAGGCCTTATGAGTGCACTGAGTGTGGGCGGACCTTCAGTGATATCTCCAACTTTGGAGCACACCAGAGGACTCACAGAGGGGAGAAGCCCTACAGGTGCACTTTATGTGGGAAACACTTCTCCCGGAGCTCAAATCTCATCCGCCACCAGAAAACACACTTGGGTGAGCAGATTGAAAAAGATTGTAGCTGA